One segment of Macaca fascicularis isolate 582-1 chromosome 2, T2T-MFA8v1.1 DNA contains the following:
- the XCR1 gene encoding chemokine XC receptor 1: MESSGNPETTTFFYYDLQSQLCENQAWAFATLATTILYCLVFLLSLVGNSLVLWVLVKYESLESLTNIFILNLCLSDLVFACLLPVWISPYHWGWVLGDFLCKLLNMIFSISLYSSIFFLTIMTIHRYLSVVSPLSTLRVPTLRCRVLVTTAVWVASILSSILDAVFHKVLSSGCDYSELTWYLTSVYQHNLFFLLSLGIILFCYVEILRTLFRSRSKRRHRTVKLIFAIVVAYFLSWGPYNFTLFLQTLFHTQIIRSCEAKHQLEYALLICRNLAFSHCCFNPVLYVFVGVKFRTHLKHVLRQFWFCRLQASSPAPIPHSPGAFTYEGASFY, encoded by the coding sequence ATGGAGTCCTCAGGCAACCCAGAGACCACCACCTTTTTTTACTATGACCTTCAGAGCCAGCTGTGTGAGAACCAGGCCTGGGCCTTTGCTACCCTTGCCACCACCATCCTGTACTGCCTAGTGTTTCTCCTCAGCCTAGTGGGCAACAGCCTGGTGCTGTGGGTCCTGGTGAAGTATGAGAGCCTGGAGTCCCTCACCAACATCTTCATCCTCAACCTGTGCCTCTCAGACCTGGTGTTTGCCTGCTTGTTGCCTGTGTGGATCTCCCCATACCACTGGGGCTGGGTGCTGGGAGACTTCCTCTGCAAGCTCCTCAATATGATCTTCTCCATCAGCCTCTACAGCAGCATCTTCTTCCTGACCATCATGACCATCCACCGCTACCTGTCGGTAGTGAGCCCCCTCTCCACCCTGCGCGTCCCCACCCTCCGCTGCCGGGTGCTGGTGACCACGGCTGTGTGGGTAGCCAGCATCCTGTCCTCCATCCTCGACGCCGTCTTCCACAAGGTGCTTTCTTCAGGCTGTGATTATTCCGAACTCACGTGGTACCTCACCTCTGTCTACCAGCACAACCTCTTCTTCCTGCTCTCGCTGGGGATTATCCTGTTCTGCTACGTGGAGATCCTCAGGACCCTGTTCCGCTCACGCTCCAAGCGGCGCCACCGCACAGTCAAGCTCATCTTTGCCATCGTGGTGGCCTACTTCCTCAGCTGGGGTCCCTATAACTTCACCCTGTTTCTGCAGACACTGTTTCACACCCAGATCATCCGGAGCTGCGAGGCCAAACATCAGCTGGAATACGCCCTGCTCATCTGCCGCAACCTTGCCTTCTCGCACTGCTGCTTTAACCCGGTGCTCTATGTCTTCGTGGGGGTCAAGTTCCGCACACACCTGAAACATGTCCTCCGGCAGTTCTGGTTCTGCCGGCTGCAGGCGTCCAGCCCAGCCCCAATCCCCCACTCCCCTGGTGCCTTCACCTATGAGGGTGCCTCCTTCTACTGA